Part of the Flavobacterium sp. MDT1-60 genome, GAATTCTAACAGAAACTGACGTTTTAATCAAAAACGGAAAAATTGCTGCTGTTGGTAAAAACCTTTCTGATGCCGGTGCTACTGTTATTGATTCTAAAGGAAAACACATTACAAGTGGTATCATCGATGAACATTCGCATATTGCGATTTCTAAAGGAGTTAACGAAAGTGGTCATAACTCGACTGCCGAAGTTACAATTCAGGATGTTGTTAACTCTGAAGACATAAATATCTATAGAGATTTAGCTGGAGGTGTTACTATTTCGCAATTATTACACGGATCTGCAAACCCAATTGGAGGTCGTTCTGCGATCGTAAAATGGAAATGGGGCTCTTCTCCAGATGAAATGTTATACAAAAACCAACCTAAGTTTATCAAATTTGCCTTGGGTGAAAACGTAAAACAAGCCAATTGGGGAATTGATAATCCAACCCGTTTTCCACAAACAAGAATGGGAGTTGAACAGGTTTTTACAGATTATTTTCAATTGGCCAAAGAATATGACGAAAGCTGGAAAAAATTTAACGCTGGTTCTAAAAAAGGAAAAGCACCACGTGTGGACTTAGAATTGCAAACACTTGCTGAAATTTTAAATAAAGAACGTTTCATTACTTGTCACTCTTATATAGAGTCGGAAATTTTGATGTTAATGAATGTTGCTGATAAATTTAATTTCAGAGTAAATACTTTCACTCATATTTTAGAAGGTTACAAAGTGGCTGATAAAATGAAAGAGCATGGTGTTGGAGCTTCAACTTTCTCTGATTGGTGGGCTTATAAATTTGAAGTTAATGATGCTATTCCGTTTAACGGACCAATTATGCACAATGCAGGATTGGTAGTTGCCTACAATTCTGATGATGCCGAAATGTCTCGCCGATTAAACCAGGAAGCTGCAAAAGCGGTGAAATACGGAAATATTTCTGAAGAAGATGCCTGGAAATTTGTGACTTTAAATCCTGCGAAACTTTTACATATTGATGATAAAGTAGGAAGTTTAAAAGTAGGTAAAGATGCCGATGTTGTTTTATGGAGCGACAATCCACTTTCTATTTATACTAAAGCCGAAAAAACAATTATTGAAGGTGTTGTTTATTTTGATATTGAAAAAGATGCTCAGAAACAATTGGCCATTACTAAAGAAAGAAGTGAATTGATTGGACAAATGTTGCAGGAAAAGAATAAAGGAAACGGAACGCAACAACCAACCAGAAAAGAGAAAAAAGAATATCACTGTGATACTTTAGAGCAGTTATAAGAACTTTAGAAAATTCATAATGATAAAAAAAGATACTATGATACATAGAAACATATATAAATTGTTGTTGATATTTTGTGCTTCGATACAAATAAATGCGCAACAAATCCCGGCTCCGAAACAAACCAAATCAGTCTTGATATTAAATGCTACAGCACATTTGGGTAACGGAACTGTTATTCAAAATAGTGCTATTGGGTTTAAAGACGGAAAACTTACTTTAGTAGCCGATGCCCCAACAATCAGACTCGCAGCAGGTGCTTATGATACTACCATTGATGCTACAGGAAAACATGTTTATCCTGGATTCATTGCGCCAAACTCTACTTTAGGATTAGTAGAAATTGATGCCGTGAAATCATCAGTTGACGAGGAAGAAATTGGCACTTTTAATCCGAATGTGAGAAGTATTATTGCTTATAACTCAGAATCGAAAGTTGTAGAAACAGTTCGTCCAAATGGTGTTTTAATGGCTCAGGTTACGCCACGCGGTGGAAGAATTTCAGGAACATCATCTGTCGTGCAATTGGATGCCTGGAGCTGGAAAGATGCTATTTTGAAAGAGAACGATGGTATTCATCTTAATTTCCCATCAGGTTTTAAAAGATCAGGGTCATGGTTTGAACCGGGTGTCATTGAAGCCAATAAAGATTATACTAAACAAGTAGAGGAAATAAACGCATTCCTGATAAACGCAAAAGCTTATAATCAAACTGCATCTAAAGAAAGAAACATTGTTTTAGAAGCTACAAAAGGATTGTTTGATGGGACACAAACCTTATATGTTCATGCTGATGAAGAAAAACAAATTGTAGATGCCATTCAGCTTGCGGCAGATCATCAAATCAAAAAAATTGTGATAGTAGGCGGATTTGAAGCTTACAAATCAGCTGATGTTTTGAAAAAATACAATGTTGGAGTTTTACTAAGACGTGTACATGATATGCCAACAAGCGATGATGAAGATGTGAATTTACCATACAAAATGGCAAAAATACTAACGGATAAGGGTATTGTTGTTGGGCTTGAAAACAGCGGAGATCATGAGCGCATGAGTGTTAGAAACCTGCCTTTCTTAGCAGGAACCTGTGCTGCTTTTGGTTTAGATAAAGAAGTAGCTTTACAATTGATAACTTCAAATACAGCAAAACTATTAGGCATTGATGCAAGCTGTGGAACTTTGGAGACGGGTAAAGATGCAACACTCTTTATTTCTGAAGGCGATGCGTTAGACATGCGAACTAATAAACTGACAACTGCTTTTATTCAGGGTCGAACGATTAATTTAGATACTTTCCAAACCAAACTAAGCGACAAATTCAAAGCAAAGTACGGACAGAAATAATTTAAATTATTTTATAAAAAAGGCATCAGGTGAAAATTTCATTTGATGCCTTTTTTATTTAAAAATGAAATAATTTGACTATTTTTATAAATATTTAAGCATAATAACTCTTAAAATTAGAATCATTTTCATGTTTTTTTGTTAACAAAGTCGAAAAAACCTACATCTTTGAGATTTTAGATTAATAAATTGTAAAATTTAAGTTGATTTTAACAAATACATGCAAAATTTAGGGGGTTAAATTTAAAAATTAACAAAAGTTAAACAATAGACTCTATTTTTTATAGGGGTGTCGAATGATTTTATACTTTTATAAAAAATTTAAAACTAAATAACTATGCGAAAAATTATTTTAAGTGTGATTCTTATCACTATTTTGGTACTGACTTTTGTATCAAACTTCATCTTATCAGACAACCCAATTCCAGCAGAAGCTGTAAAGTTTGATACCGGAGATACCGCTTGGATGATCGTAGCAACTGCATTTGTATTGCTAATGACGCCAGGTTTAGGATTTTTCTACGGAGGTATGGTAGGTAAGAAAAACGTTATCAGTACTATGCTTCAAAGTTTTATGGCAATGGTAATTGTTACTATTTTATGGGTTGTTGTTGCTTTTGGTTTAGCATTTGGTCCTACTATTGGAGGAATCATTGGAAATCCACTTCCAAATTTATTCTTTCAGGGTGTTGGTACAAATACTGCCTGGAGTCTTGCCCCTACAATTCCTTTTATGTTATTCGCATTATTTCAAGCAAAATTTGCCATCATTACACCAGCGTTAATTACAGGTGCTTTTGCAGAACGTGTACGTTTCTGGGCTTATTTGTTATTCATGGTTTTGTTTATCTTATTTATATATTCACCATTAGCTCACATGACGTGGCATCCTGATGGAATTTTCTTCAAAATGGGAGTATTAGACTTCGCTGGAGGAACGGTAGTACACATGAGTGCTGGATGGGCTGCATTGGCTGGAGCCATGTTCTTAGGAAAAAGAAAAGTTCAAAAAGTAAATCCTGCAAGAATTACTTACGTATTATTAGGAACTGGTTTATTATGGTTCGGATGGTTTGGTTTCAACGCGGGTTCTGCTTTAGGATCAAATGGTTTAGCTGTACAGGCATTAGGAACTACAACTGTAGCTGCTGCTGCTGCTGCAATGGCATGGGTTTTCCTTGACAAAATATTAGGACACAAATTATCTGCACTTGGAGCTTGTATTGGAGCTGTTGTAGGTCTTGTAGCTATTACTCCTGCTGCTGGTTTCGTAAGCATTCCTCACGGAATTTTCATTGGAGCTTTTGCTGCAATCGTAAGTAACTTGGTAGTAAGTAAATTCCCTAAAGGAAAA contains:
- a CDS encoding ammonium transporter, which gives rise to MRKIILSVILITILVLTFVSNFILSDNPIPAEAVKFDTGDTAWMIVATAFVLLMTPGLGFFYGGMVGKKNVISTMLQSFMAMVIVTILWVVVAFGLAFGPTIGGIIGNPLPNLFFQGVGTNTAWSLAPTIPFMLFALFQAKFAIITPALITGAFAERVRFWAYLLFMVLFILFIYSPLAHMTWHPDGIFFKMGVLDFAGGTVVHMSAGWAALAGAMFLGKRKVQKVNPARITYVLLGTGLLWFGWFGFNAGSALGSNGLAVQALGTTTVAAAAAAMAWVFLDKILGHKLSALGACIGAVVGLVAITPAAGFVSIPHGIFIGAFAAIVSNLVVSKFPKGKIDDALDVFACHGVGGMVGMLLTGVFASKAINPVVGDNQGLIFGTPTLFINQLIALVIVSVFAFVASYILFFVVNKITPLRVTEEKEELGLDISQHGEYL
- a CDS encoding amidohydrolase family protein; amino-acid sequence: MIHRNIYKLLLIFCASIQINAQQIPAPKQTKSVLILNATAHLGNGTVIQNSAIGFKDGKLTLVADAPTIRLAAGAYDTTIDATGKHVYPGFIAPNSTLGLVEIDAVKSSVDEEEIGTFNPNVRSIIAYNSESKVVETVRPNGVLMAQVTPRGGRISGTSSVVQLDAWSWKDAILKENDGIHLNFPSGFKRSGSWFEPGVIEANKDYTKQVEEINAFLINAKAYNQTASKERNIVLEATKGLFDGTQTLYVHADEEKQIVDAIQLAADHQIKKIVIVGGFEAYKSADVLKKYNVGVLLRRVHDMPTSDDEDVNLPYKMAKILTDKGIVVGLENSGDHERMSVRNLPFLAGTCAAFGLDKEVALQLITSNTAKLLGIDASCGTLETGKDATLFISEGDALDMRTNKLTTAFIQGRTINLDTFQTKLSDKFKAKYGQK